A single Trachemys scripta elegans isolate TJP31775 chromosome 20, CAS_Tse_1.0, whole genome shotgun sequence DNA region contains:
- the NDUFS5 gene encoding NADH dehydrogenase [ubiquinone] iron-sulfur protein 5 — protein MPFWNLQDQLGINVDKWMLHQSSEQPYKRAAVCHAFEKEWIECANDIGQIRAHKECRLEYEDLQECVNRRKTIIRLMTIVAQKKQLIKEGKYTPPEHHSGKPEARP, from the exons ATGCCATTTTGGAATCTCCAAGATCAGCTGGGAATCAATGTGGACAAATGGATGCTGCATCAAAGCTCAGAGCAGCCCTACAAACGGGCGGCTGTGTGCCATGCCTTTGAGAAGGAATGGATTGAGTGTGCCAATGACATTGGGCAGATTCGTGCACACAAGGAGTGCAGACTAGAATATGAAGACTTGCAAGAGTGTGTTAATAGGCGCAAAACG ATAATTCGTCTGATGACAATTGTGGCACAGAAGAAGCAGCTGATAAAGGAAGGGAAATACACACCACCTGAACACCACAGTGGCAAACCGGAGGCCAGGCCTTGA